The following proteins are encoded in a genomic region of Chryseobacterium cucumeris:
- a CDS encoding bacteriocin, with product MKNSKNQKRKLSKNELKEISGGANRPICPRVISCTDPNTGEERYGVPGMQDGFCC from the coding sequence ATGAAAAATTCAAAAAATCAGAAAAGAAAGCTTAGCAAAAATGAGCTGAAAGAGATCAGCGGAGGAGCCAACAGACCGATCTGCCCAAGAGTAATAAGCTGCACAGATCCGAATACCGGAGAAGAGCGATACGGAGTTCCCGGCATGCAGGATGGATTTTGTTGTTAA
- the mutS gene encoding DNA mismatch repair protein MutS, whose translation MAKTKKETPLMTQYNTIKGKYPDALLLFRVGDFYETFGQDAVKTSQILGIVLTKRNNGEGSVELAGFPHHSIDSYLPKLVRAGMRVAICDQLEDPKMVKGIVKRGVTELVTPGVTFNDQVLNSKKNNFLLSLHKEKEKYGIALVDISTGEFLVSEGNLEKLLHIVNTFDPSEIIFQRSTQIPEQIKNKNAFKLEDWAFQYNFAYEKLTNHFKTNSLKGFGVEGLPLAITAAGAIFAYLVEDTHHNLLAHITKLQIIPQEDYLMMDNFTLRNLEIVYPSNPQGKSLLDIIDKTSTPMGGRLLRRRIILPLKSVDEIMRRLSLIDFLNENDALKYEICQLLKSISDLDRLMGKLAAEKISPKELGYLRQSLINIHKIKALLHPHADVLAWLEPLFDLEELIKFLQNHLNEELPVSIAKGNIIKEGVSEELDRLRNLQSKGRGFLDEMCQREIERTGITSLKIDFNNVFGYYIEVRNTHKDKVPDDWVRKQTLVNAERYITEELKEYENQILGAEEKIGVLETSLYRNVCGETMVYIDQIQGNSNIIAQLDVAAGLSELAVSESYTKPVLNDGYAIDLKEARHPIIENALPLGEKYIPNDIFLDKDSQQIIMVTGPNMAGKSAILRQTAIVCLLAQIGSFVPAKHAEIGMLDKIFTRVGATDNISAGESTFMVEMNEAANILNNISERSLILLDEIGRGTSTYDGVSIAWAIAEYLHQHPTQAKTLFATHYHELNEMTVNFERVKNFHVSIQENKGNIIFLRKLVPGGSEHSFGIHVAKLAGMPAKVVNRANEILKTLEASRTQGSGSTSESIKRVTEENMQLSFFQLDDPVLENIREELTKIDINTLTPIEALMKLNAIKKMIGG comes from the coding sequence ATGGCAAAAACGAAGAAGGAAACTCCATTAATGACTCAGTATAATACCATCAAGGGTAAATATCCGGATGCGCTTTTACTTTTCAGAGTGGGAGACTTTTATGAAACTTTTGGGCAGGATGCCGTGAAAACATCCCAGATTCTGGGTATTGTTCTTACCAAAAGAAACAATGGAGAAGGCAGTGTAGAGCTTGCAGGATTTCCGCATCACTCAATAGATTCTTATCTTCCCAAGCTGGTAAGAGCCGGGATGAGGGTTGCAATCTGTGATCAGCTGGAAGATCCTAAAATGGTGAAAGGAATTGTAAAACGTGGTGTTACTGAATTGGTTACACCGGGCGTTACTTTCAATGACCAGGTTTTGAATTCCAAAAAGAACAACTTCCTCCTTTCATTACATAAGGAAAAAGAGAAGTATGGAATTGCTTTAGTAGATATCTCCACAGGAGAGTTTCTGGTAAGTGAAGGAAACCTGGAAAAGCTTTTGCACATTGTCAATACTTTTGACCCGAGTGAAATTATTTTCCAGAGAAGCACACAGATTCCGGAGCAGATTAAAAATAAAAATGCTTTTAAGCTTGAAGACTGGGCTTTCCAATATAATTTTGCCTATGAAAAATTAACCAATCACTTTAAAACCAATTCATTAAAAGGGTTTGGAGTGGAAGGTCTTCCACTGGCGATTACAGCAGCAGGAGCTATTTTTGCATATCTCGTAGAAGATACCCATCATAATCTGCTGGCTCATATTACGAAACTGCAGATCATTCCTCAGGAAGATTATCTGATGATGGATAATTTTACCCTGAGAAACCTTGAAATTGTTTATCCAAGCAACCCACAGGGGAAATCTCTGCTGGATATCATTGATAAAACATCTACTCCGATGGGAGGAAGATTATTGAGAAGGAGAATTATCCTTCCTTTAAAATCTGTGGATGAGATTATGAGGAGACTTTCCCTGATTGATTTCTTAAATGAAAACGATGCACTGAAATATGAAATCTGCCAGCTTCTGAAATCAATTTCAGATCTTGACAGATTAATGGGAAAACTGGCCGCAGAGAAAATTTCACCTAAAGAACTTGGTTATTTACGCCAAAGTTTAATTAATATTCATAAAATCAAAGCGTTATTGCATCCTCATGCAGATGTGCTGGCGTGGTTAGAGCCTTTATTTGATCTGGAAGAACTGATTAAATTCCTGCAGAATCATCTTAATGAAGAACTTCCGGTAAGTATTGCTAAAGGAAATATCATTAAAGAAGGCGTTTCTGAAGAGCTGGACCGACTGAGAAATCTTCAGAGCAAAGGACGGGGTTTCTTAGATGAAATGTGCCAGAGAGAGATTGAAAGAACAGGAATTACCAGCCTTAAAATTGATTTTAATAATGTGTTCGGATACTATATTGAAGTTCGGAACACTCACAAAGATAAAGTTCCTGATGACTGGGTAAGAAAGCAGACTTTAGTAAATGCTGAAAGATATATTACCGAAGAATTAAAGGAATATGAAAATCAGATCCTTGGTGCGGAAGAAAAAATAGGTGTTCTGGAAACTTCACTCTACAGAAATGTATGTGGTGAAACAATGGTTTACATCGATCAGATCCAGGGGAATTCCAATATCATTGCCCAGCTTGATGTGGCAGCGGGATTGTCTGAACTTGCTGTATCTGAGAGTTATACAAAGCCCGTTTTGAATGACGGTTATGCTATCGATTTAAAAGAAGCAAGACACCCGATCATTGAAAATGCACTTCCGTTAGGAGAAAAATATATCCCGAATGATATCTTCCTGGATAAGGATTCGCAGCAGATTATTATGGTAACCGGACCGAACATGGCCGGTAAATCGGCAATTCTGCGTCAGACCGCTATTGTATGTCTTTTGGCACAGATTGGAAGTTTTGTCCCTGCAAAACATGCGGAGATCGGGATGCTGGATAAAATCTTTACAAGGGTAGGAGCTACCGATAATATTTCTGCCGGAGAATCTACTTTCATGGTAGAAATGAACGAGGCAGCCAATATTCTGAACAATATTTCAGAACGAAGCCTGATCTTATTAGATGAAATCGGCCGTGGAACTTCTACTTATGACGGAGTTTCTATTGCATGGGCGATTGCAGAATATCTTCATCAACATCCAACGCAGGCAAAAACATTATTTGCTACGCACTATCACGAATTGAACGAAATGACCGTCAATTTCGAAAGGGTGAAAAATTTCCACGTTTCTATTCAGGAAAACAAAGGAAATATCATTTTCCTGAGAAAGCTTGTTCCGGGCGGAAGCGAACACAGTTTCGGTATCCACGTTGCAAAACTGGCCGGGATGCCTGCTAAAGTGGTAAACAGGGCCAATGAAATTCTTAAAACACTTGAAGCGAGCAGAACTCAGGGAAGTGGAAGTACTTCAGAAAGCATTAAAAGAGTGACAGAAGAAAATATGCAGCTTTCATTCTTCCAGCTCGATGATCCTGTTCTGGAGAATATTCGTGAAGAACTGACGAAAATAGATATCAATACGTTAACACCGATTGAAGCTTTAATGAAGCTGAATGCGATAAAAAAAATGATTGGAGGGTAA
- a CDS encoding GNAT family N-acetyltransferase, which produces MEFPVLETERLILRQLTFNDTQDLFEYFSLDEVMEYYDLETFKTEDDSRRIIQHFNSEFEKGKGFRWALELKSHGKVIGTCGYHNWYKEHFRAEIGYELNPEFWQQSYMKEAILPILTYGFESMRLHRVDAFIDPSNISSERLLSSLNFSKEGTLKDYFFEKGKFVDATIFGLINK; this is translated from the coding sequence ATGGAATTTCCTGTCTTAGAGACTGAAAGGCTTATTTTGCGCCAGCTTACTTTTAATGATACCCAGGACCTGTTTGAATACTTTTCTCTGGATGAAGTTATGGAATATTATGACCTGGAAACCTTCAAAACCGAAGATGATTCCCGGCGCATTATCCAGCATTTTAACAGTGAATTCGAAAAAGGAAAAGGTTTCAGATGGGCTCTGGAACTAAAATCCCATGGAAAAGTTATTGGAACCTGCGGCTATCACAACTGGTACAAAGAGCATTTCCGGGCTGAAATTGGTTATGAACTCAATCCCGAATTCTGGCAGCAATCCTATATGAAAGAAGCGATTCTTCCGATTCTGACCTATGGATTTGAAAGTATGAGGCTCCACCGTGTAGATGCTTTCATAGATCCTTCCAATATTTCTTCTGAAAGGCTGTTATCTTCTTTAAATTTCAGCAAAGAAGGAACGTTGAAAGATTATTTCTTTGAAAAAGGGAAATTTGTAGATGCAACGATCTTCGGTCTTATTAATAAATAA
- a CDS encoding cupin-like domain-containing protein: MILENVDIVDDISKEDFQKNYFKKQKPLLIKNFASRWEAFDKWNLAYIKEKAGDQEVPLYDNKPADAAKSSDAPVTRMKMKDYIDTIKSKPSDLRIFFYIITDRLPELLKNFTYPDLGIKFFKRLPTLFFGGSEAHVLMHYDVDLGDFMHIHFEGKKRILLFDQKQSPFLYKVPLSVHTIYEVDYENPDYEKFPALKYAKGYEIFMEHGDALFIPGAFWHFNRYLEPGFSLSLRALPNKPNVFASMLYHVFIMRYTDKLMRKLFKAKWVNYKQKWAYKKSSDALEKHLS, encoded by the coding sequence ATGATCCTCGAAAACGTAGATATTGTAGATGATATCAGTAAAGAAGATTTTCAGAAGAATTATTTTAAAAAGCAGAAACCTCTTTTAATTAAGAATTTTGCCAGCCGGTGGGAGGCTTTTGACAAATGGAATCTTGCCTATATCAAAGAAAAGGCAGGAGATCAGGAAGTTCCTTTATATGATAACAAACCGGCTGATGCCGCCAAAAGTTCTGATGCTCCGGTGACCCGTATGAAAATGAAGGACTATATTGATACCATCAAAAGCAAACCTTCAGATCTGCGAATTTTTTTCTATATCATCACAGACAGGCTTCCCGAGTTACTGAAAAATTTCACCTATCCTGATCTTGGAATAAAGTTCTTTAAAAGACTGCCGACTTTGTTTTTCGGTGGAAGTGAGGCTCATGTTTTAATGCATTACGATGTGGATTTAGGTGATTTTATGCATATCCATTTTGAAGGAAAGAAAAGGATTTTATTATTTGATCAGAAGCAGTCGCCCTTTTTATATAAAGTTCCTTTGTCTGTGCATACCATTTACGAGGTTGATTATGAAAATCCTGATTATGAGAAATTTCCGGCACTGAAATATGCCAAAGGATACGAAATCTTCATGGAGCATGGTGATGCCCTCTTTATTCCAGGAGCATTCTGGCATTTCAACAGATATCTTGAACCTGGGTTTTCCCTTTCTTTAAGAGCGCTTCCCAATAAGCCCAATGTCTTTGCCAGTATGCTGTACCATGTCTTCATTATGAGGTATACAGATAAACTGATGCGAAAACTTTTCAAAGCTAAATGGGTGAATTACAAGCAGAAATGGGCCTATAAGAAAAGTTCAGATGCTTTGGAAAAGCACCTTTCTTAA
- a CDS encoding bestrophin family protein — translation MRVYNTKHFIKILFSLHKSDTLKILFPSMVLVGLYSWGIQYLEVEYLHLTTKSGVSNVGMIHSLLGFVLSLLLVFRTNTAYDRWWEGRKLWGKLVNDTRNFAIKINTILGDNRQDAEQIARYLKYFPHFLAKHLSKESTRLALDEDYSEIESSLKNHGPSEIVILLSHKLNQLKKEGKVSEVEMLYLDTQLSGFLDVCGGCERIKNTPIPYSYSSFIKKFIILYVFALPIAYVITIGLFMIPLTVFVYYVLMSLELIAEEIEDPFNNDENDIPMETLAQNIEKNVQQIMIRK, via the coding sequence ATGAGAGTCTACAATACCAAACATTTCATTAAAATCCTTTTCAGCTTACACAAAAGTGATACTTTAAAAATTCTTTTTCCGAGTATGGTTCTTGTAGGGCTTTATTCATGGGGAATTCAGTATCTGGAAGTTGAATATCTGCACCTTACCACAAAATCAGGAGTGAGCAATGTAGGTATGATCCATTCTCTGCTGGGTTTTGTGCTTTCACTTTTGTTGGTTTTCAGAACGAATACGGCCTATGACAGATGGTGGGAAGGTCGAAAACTTTGGGGAAAACTGGTGAATGACACGAGAAACTTTGCGATAAAAATCAATACGATTCTTGGTGACAACCGCCAGGATGCTGAGCAGATTGCCAGATATTTAAAATATTTCCCGCACTTTTTAGCCAAACATCTTTCCAAGGAATCTACAAGGCTGGCTTTGGATGAAGATTATTCTGAAATTGAAAGCTCGTTGAAAAACCATGGACCAAGTGAAATTGTTATTCTGTTAAGCCATAAACTGAATCAATTAAAAAAAGAAGGAAAAGTTTCTGAAGTTGAAATGCTGTACTTAGACACCCAGCTTTCCGGATTTCTGGATGTATGCGGAGGTTGTGAAAGAATCAAAAATACTCCGATCCCTTACTCCTATTCTTCTTTCATCAAGAAGTTTATTATTCTGTATGTTTTTGCGCTGCCTATTGCTTACGTTATTACGATCGGGCTTTTTATGATTCCGCTTACTGTTTTTGTGTATTATGTTTTGATGAGCCTGGAGCTTATTGCAGAAGAAATTGAAGACCCGTTCAATAATGATGAAAATGATATTCCTATGGAAACCTTAGCTCAGAACATTGAGAAAAATGTACAGCAGATTATGATCAGAAAATAA
- a CDS encoding toxin-antitoxin system YwqK family antitoxin, producing the protein MKHLFLLFFSTSVLITAQKPCGYKDGLQEGACKEFYDNGQVKNTVEWKKGKLDGDAVFYYDNGKVQSKGEYKKGYKVKEWSYFDKNGVLTSREVFRNGEKNIYDNSLTATFYSPAGKITEISNYKFNKLQGESKTFHEDGKSIKDIGQYDNGLATGKWKVFYPSGKLQRETELANDKRNGNRVHYREDGSIEKTEVYKDGKLISTK; encoded by the coding sequence ATGAAGCACCTATTTCTATTGTTTTTTTCCACTTCTGTCCTGATCACGGCACAGAAACCTTGTGGATATAAAGACGGATTACAGGAAGGAGCCTGTAAAGAATTTTATGACAATGGCCAGGTAAAAAATACTGTGGAATGGAAAAAAGGGAAACTGGATGGTGATGCTGTTTTTTATTATGATAACGGAAAAGTGCAGTCGAAAGGAGAATATAAAAAAGGATACAAAGTAAAAGAATGGTCGTATTTTGATAAAAATGGAGTTCTTACTTCCAGGGAAGTTTTCAGAAATGGGGAGAAGAATATTTATGATAACAGCCTTACCGCTACTTTTTATTCTCCTGCAGGTAAAATAACTGAAATTTCCAATTATAAATTCAATAAATTACAGGGAGAAAGCAAGACCTTTCATGAAGATGGGAAATCAATAAAAGATATTGGCCAGTATGACAACGGGCTGGCTACCGGAAAGTGGAAAGTCTTTTATCCATCAGGAAAATTACAGCGTGAAACTGAACTTGCCAACGATAAAAGAAACGGCAACAGAGTTCATTACCGTGAAGACGGAAGCATCGAAAAAACAGAGGTCTATAAAGACGGAAAATTAATCTCAACAAAATAA
- a CDS encoding RNA methyltransferase, with product MVQKLKLEELNRIDVETFKKVEKIPLVIILDNIRSMHNVGAAFRTADAFLIEKIILCGITPQPPHREIHKAALGATESVDWSHDADTNNAIADLKSKGYEIIGIEQTTGSRLITDFTIDRSKKYALILGNEVEGISDEVLPNIDVFLEIPQLGTKHSLNVSVCAGIVMWEFAKALK from the coding sequence TTGGTACAGAAACTAAAACTGGAAGAACTTAACAGAATAGATGTAGAAACATTTAAGAAGGTTGAAAAAATTCCGTTGGTCATCATTTTAGATAATATCAGAAGTATGCACAATGTAGGTGCAGCTTTCAGAACGGCAGATGCGTTTTTAATTGAAAAAATAATCCTTTGCGGAATCACACCGCAGCCGCCCCATCGTGAGATTCATAAAGCGGCATTGGGAGCCACGGAAAGTGTAGACTGGTCTCATGACGCAGATACCAATAACGCGATTGCTGATCTGAAAAGCAAAGGATACGAAATCATCGGGATTGAGCAGACTACAGGAAGCCGGCTTATTACTGATTTCACCATCGACAGATCAAAAAAATATGCCTTAATTTTAGGAAACGAAGTGGAAGGAATCAGCGATGAGGTTCTCCCGAATATTGATGTTTTTTTAGAAATTCCTCAGCTTGGAACAAAGCATTCTCTTAATGTAAGTGTATGTGCCGGAATTGTGATGTGGGAATTTGCAAAAGCATTAAAATAA
- a CDS encoding CBS domain-containing protein, with protein MFIKDYISKDFPCFSLSDSIESARNMLEDFGYSHVFIKKSHHFYGALAMDFLYEEDGGTLKDLEHQIERFAILEDNNIMDSIRLFYTFSSNVIPVINKNEKYLGYITCEDVFQDLSRYPLFSETGAILTVETPARKYSMTEITNIVESNNSKFYGGFISFMSEEVVQVTIKISNENLASIDATFDRYDYRIVEKYYSDEKTDLFKDRYGFLQKFIEI; from the coding sequence ATGTTTATCAAGGACTATATCTCAAAAGACTTTCCGTGTTTTAGCCTGTCTGACTCTATAGAGTCGGCCAGAAATATGTTGGAAGACTTTGGATATTCCCATGTTTTCATCAAAAAATCCCATCACTTCTACGGAGCTCTTGCTATGGATTTCCTGTATGAGGAAGATGGCGGAACACTGAAGGATCTGGAACACCAGATTGAACGTTTTGCCATTCTGGAGGACAATAATATTATGGACAGTATCCGTCTGTTTTATACCTTCAGCAGCAATGTGATTCCGGTGATTAATAAAAATGAGAAATATCTTGGGTATATTACCTGTGAAGATGTTTTTCAGGACCTTTCCCGTTATCCTTTATTTTCAGAAACAGGAGCTATTCTTACCGTAGAAACTCCGGCCAGAAAATATTCTATGACGGAGATTACCAACATTGTGGAAAGCAACAATTCGAAGTTTTACGGAGGGTTTATAAGCTTTATGTCTGAAGAGGTAGTTCAGGTCACCATAAAGATCAGCAATGAAAATCTGGCCTCGATAGACGCTACTTTTGACCGGTATGACTACAGAATCGTTGAAAAATATTATTCTGATGAGAAAACCGATCTGTTTAAAGACCGTTATGGTTTTTTACAAAAATTCATAGAAATATAA